The Niastella koreensis GR20-10 genome includes a window with the following:
- a CDS encoding PorP/SprF family type IX secretion system membrane protein: MHRTLLLYFIGCFFIPALVKGQDIHFSQFYEFPLLRNPALAGIFSGNFRFTGAYRNQWQSVTVPYRTMALSGECKMLRGFNTGDFITLGVQATNDVAGDSKLQRTQILPVINYHKLLNEDKTTFISLAFMGGPVSERFDVTKLRFDDQYVNGAYSMSNATRQQFSNTGFSYWDASVGVSFKTSVSENVNVYVGGGLFHLAEPKIAFTEAYDVRLNRKWGLNAGLSAWMNKMDKLVFYADCFMQGGNRMFQGGGLFTHSFDETGEDGTLSIALGGALRWKDAFIPIIKLYTHQLGIGLSYDVNISKLTTASQFRGGFELSLSYIGLWQRLAESLEKVECPIRIW, translated from the coding sequence ATGCATAGAACTTTACTACTTTATTTTATTGGCTGCTTTTTTATTCCTGCTTTAGTAAAGGGACAGGACATTCACTTCTCCCAGTTCTATGAGTTTCCGTTGTTGCGCAACCCGGCGTTGGCGGGGATCTTCTCTGGCAATTTTCGCTTTACGGGTGCTTATCGCAATCAATGGCAAAGCGTAACGGTTCCTTACAGAACTATGGCTTTAAGCGGGGAATGTAAAATGTTGCGGGGTTTTAATACCGGCGATTTTATTACCCTGGGTGTGCAGGCCACCAATGATGTGGCGGGGGATTCAAAACTGCAACGCACGCAGATATTGCCTGTAATTAATTATCACAAACTGCTGAATGAAGATAAAACCACTTTTATTTCCCTGGCCTTTATGGGTGGCCCCGTGAGCGAACGTTTTGATGTTACCAAATTGCGCTTCGATGATCAATACGTGAATGGCGCCTATAGTATGTCGAATGCTACGCGGCAACAATTCAGTAATACCGGTTTTTCGTATTGGGACGCTTCTGTAGGTGTTAGTTTTAAAACAAGTGTTTCTGAAAATGTAAATGTATATGTAGGGGGCGGGTTGTTTCATCTTGCTGAACCGAAGATCGCTTTTACCGAAGCATATGATGTACGGTTAAACAGAAAATGGGGTTTGAATGCCGGGCTCTCGGCCTGGATGAATAAAATGGATAAGCTGGTTTTTTATGCGGATTGTTTTATGCAGGGCGGCAACCGGATGTTCCAGGGCGGCGGATTGTTTACCCATAGTTTTGATGAAACCGGCGAAGATGGAACGTTGTCTATTGCCTTAGGTGGAGCGCTTCGCTGGAAAGATGCTTTTATTCCCATCATAAAATTATATACCCATCAATTAGGTATTGGGCTTAGCTACGATGTAAACATCAGCAAACTCACCACCGCTTCCCAGTTCAGAGGTGGTTTTGAATTGTCGTTATCTTATATCGGGTTATGGCAGCGGCTGGCGGAGAGTCTGGAGAAAGTCGAATGTCCTATTAGAATATGGTAA